The genomic stretch GTCCATGACGCAGGAGCACTATATTGAAGAACGCCGCGGGGCGCTGGACACCAGAGCCGTCATTGATGCCTTCAAGCCAACAGACGGGTCTCGACAGCCTCCCCCAGCGAAGCAACCAGCCCCGAAAGCTGGGGCGCAAGGTCCCACCGCCGGACCCTGACAAATCACCGCTTTTGGAGGATCATGGGCCTCATGAAGACCCTCCAAAAACAGCGGAAACTAGCGGCAAACAACGAAAGTGGAGAGTCAATCTGGAGAGTTTGTGGAGACTTTAAGGACGAATGGCCCCTTTCGGGGCCATTCTCACTTCCAAAATCCCTGTAAATCCGGGCTTTTTGGGCCCCCTATCAGATTCGAACTGATGACCCCCGCTTTACAAGAGCGGTGCTCTGGCCAGCTGAGCTAAGGAGGCAGACGCAATCAAGCGCTCCACAAGGCTACCGTAAGCGGGAACAAAAAAGAAAACCGGCCCGTCCGGCGGCAGTGCCGCCCAACGGGCCGGTTTCGCGGGCCGGCTCCCTAGGGATCCAGACCTCAGTCGGCCTTACTTCTTGGCATCCAGGACGCGGGTCTTGAAGGCGTCGAACGACTCCTTCGAGGACCACTGCTCGCCGTCCATGAACACGGACGGGGTGCTGTTGATGCCGTGGTTGGAAGCCAGGGTGCTCGTGAAGTTCACGTACGGGCGGTACGTCTTCGCGTCCACGCAGGAGCTGATGTCGGCCGCGCCGACCTCCTTCGCGTAGCCCACAAGCTTGGAGTTGCTCAGGCCCTTGGAGTTTTCCTGCGGCTGGTTCTGGAACAGCTTGTCCAGGAAGTCCTGGTACTTCTCCGGCGATTCCTCGGCAACGCAGACCGCGGCGGCAGCCGCACGCGAGGAGTAGTTGGTGCCCTGCGAGAAGCGGTCCAGGAAGCCCAGCGCACGGTACTCAAGCGTGATCTTCTTGTCCGTGGCCAGCTGCTTCAGCTCGGCGCCGTAGGTCTTCTCAAAGTCGCCGCAGAACGGGCACATGAAGTCGAAGTAGATCACGGTCTGGACGGGCTCGCCCTTGGCCGTGGCCTTGATGCCGATCTCGTCCAGGCCGGTCGCCGCTGTGGGCGCCGCCGTGGGGGGCGTTCCGGCGTCGGCAATGTCAACGGTCTTCACCGTGGTGGTGGGCGGAATCAACGCGCCGTTGGCACCGAAGGCCACACCGCCGTAGGCGTTCATGTTGCTGGAGACGGGGCCCGCGGCAGGAATGGGCTCATTGTTCTTCTGCGTGTTGATGACCACCAGGGCGATGATGACAACAATGGCCAGCGCGGAGGCCAAGACGCCGCCGCGGATCAGCCAGGAGTTGCGCTTTTCCTTTTTCAGCTGGGCCTCGCGCAGCTTCTTCGCGGTCTCGCGGGCCTGCGCGGTCCGCTCTGCCTTGGTCAGGCGTGGTTCGTTCTTGGAGCTCATAATTCCTCAAGTCATTGGGCAAGAAAAAAGCCGTCCACCGGCGAGTTCCAGATCATCTTATGGGAGAAACCTTGGAGAACGCCGAAAAGTTGGGCATCCCGGATCGTTACCTCTTATATGACGGCATTTACACCCCACCGGCTAAGCTGGCAGCAACCTGAGACCTAATCAATGGGAGTTGCACGTGCCTGAAGAAACAATCAGTAAACCGGCCCTCCACCCCGGCAGTTCAGACTTCATTGTCGTCTCCAACAGGCTGCCAGTGGACAGGGTTTCAACGGAAGATTCCGACGACGGCTGGCGGCGTTCGCCGGGCGGGCTCGTCACCGCGCTGGCACCGGTCATGGCCAGCCGCGAGGGTGCCTGGGTGGGCTGGCATGGCGCCCCCGACGAGGAACTGGCCCCCTTCCACCACGAGAACATGGACCTGATCCCCGTGGCGCTCTCCGCCGACGAGGTGGAGCTGTACTACGAGGGCTTCTCCAACTCCACCCTGTGGCCGCTCTACCACGACGTCATTGCCCCGCCGGAGTTCCACCGCACCTGGTGGGACGCCTACCGCAAGGTCAACAAGCGCTTCGCCGCGGCCGCCGCCAAGACCGCTGCGCACGGTGCCACGGTCTGGGTGCAGGACTACCAGCTGCAGCTGGTCCCCCAGTACCTGCGAGCGCTGCGCCCCGACCTGAGCATCGGCTTCTTCAACCACATCCCCTTCCCTCCTCCGGAGATCTTCGCCCAGCTGCCCTGGCGCGCCGAAATCATCGACGGCCTGCTCGCCGCGGACCTGATCGGCTTCCAGCGCCCCAGCGACGCCGCGAACTTCCTGCGCTCCGCCCGCCGCTTTGTGGGCGCCGGCGTCAAGGCCGCACAGGTGCAGATCAAGGATGAGGAGGGCTCCGTGGTCCACATTTCCCGCGCCGCCGCCTTCCCCATCTCCATCGACGTCACCACCATCCAGGAACTGGCGGTCCGCCCCGACATCATCAACAGGGCCCGGCAGATCCGCGAGGACCTGGGCAACCCGCGCACCATCCTGCTCGGCGTGGACCGGCTCGACTACACCAAGGGCATCACCCACCGACTCAAGGCCTACGGCGAACTCCTCAACGAGGGCACCCTGACGGTGGAGGACGCCGCCATGATCCAAGTGGCCAGCCCCAGCCGCGAGCGCGTGGAAAGCTACCGCCTGCTCCGCGAGGAGGTGGACGGCATGGTGGGGCGCATGAACGGCCAGTTCGACACCATCCTGCACACCGCCGTCCGCTACCTCCACCACAGCTACCCGGTGGAGGAAATGGTGGCGCTCTACCTGGCCGCCGACGTCATGCTCGTGACCTCCCTGCGCGACGGCATGAACCTGGTGGCGAAGGAGTACGTGGCCGCCCGCGGAGACAACACCGGCGCACTGGTCCTGAGTGAATTCACCGGCGCCGCCGACCAGCTCAAGTCCGCGCTCCTGGTCAACCCGCACGACATCGACGGGCTCAAGGCCGCCATCATGCGCGCCGTGCACCTGGCCCCGGGCGAGTCCAGCCGCCGCATGCGCGCCATGCGCCGGCAGATCCTCACCCACGACGTCCAGCGGTGGAGCGAGGACTTCCTCACCACCCTCGCCACCCAGGCCACGCCGGTATGACCCTGGCACCCGAACTCCGCGACGCCCTCGCCGCCCTGGCCCGGACCCCGCAGCTGCTGCTGGCCCTGGACTTTGACGGCACCATGGCACCCATCGTCTCGCGCGCCGGCGACGCCCGCCCCCTCCCCCGCTCCGCCGCGGCCCTGCAGGCCTTCACGGAACTGCCAGGCACGACGACGGCGCTCGTCTCCGGGCGCGCGCTGGCCAGTTTGCGGG from Arthrobacter stackebrandtii encodes the following:
- a CDS encoding DsbA family protein, with translation MSSKNEPRLTKAERTAQARETAKKLREAQLKKEKRNSWLIRGGVLASALAIVVIIALVVINTQKNNEPIPAAGPVSSNMNAYGGVAFGANGALIPPTTTVKTVDIADAGTPPTAAPTAATGLDEIGIKATAKGEPVQTVIYFDFMCPFCGDFEKTYGAELKQLATDKKITLEYRALGFLDRFSQGTNYSSRAAAAAVCVAEESPEKYQDFLDKLFQNQPQENSKGLSNSKLVGYAKEVGAADISSCVDAKTYRPYVNFTSTLASNHGINSTPSVFMDGEQWSSKESFDAFKTRVLDAKK
- a CDS encoding alpha,alpha-trehalose-phosphate synthase (UDP-forming); amino-acid sequence: MPEETISKPALHPGSSDFIVVSNRLPVDRVSTEDSDDGWRRSPGGLVTALAPVMASREGAWVGWHGAPDEELAPFHHENMDLIPVALSADEVELYYEGFSNSTLWPLYHDVIAPPEFHRTWWDAYRKVNKRFAAAAAKTAAHGATVWVQDYQLQLVPQYLRALRPDLSIGFFNHIPFPPPEIFAQLPWRAEIIDGLLAADLIGFQRPSDAANFLRSARRFVGAGVKAAQVQIKDEEGSVVHISRAAAFPISIDVTTIQELAVRPDIINRARQIREDLGNPRTILLGVDRLDYTKGITHRLKAYGELLNEGTLTVEDAAMIQVASPSRERVESYRLLREEVDGMVGRMNGQFDTILHTAVRYLHHSYPVEEMVALYLAADVMLVTSLRDGMNLVAKEYVAARGDNTGALVLSEFTGAADQLKSALLVNPHDIDGLKAAIMRAVHLAPGESSRRMRAMRRQILTHDVQRWSEDFLTTLATQATPV